The genome window ATTCTTCAAGAAATTCTTTTAATAAATCTGCCTTTTCATGAAAACTAAATCCAATTTTACGTGCAATGCCATCTTCCTTCATTTTTTTAACATATTCAAAGGTATTTGCATTAATTGCATTTTTAAGCCATGGTGTGTTAATATTATGAACTAAAAATACATCAAAATATGTTATTCCAAGTCTTTCAAGCATTTCATTAACAAATTTATCATTGTCCTTTTCATTTGTTAATAACCATGTTGGCATTTTATCGCAAATTTCAAATGATTCACGTGGATATCTCTCAACTAATGCTTTTCTAATGGCTGTTTCACTTGTACCGTCATGATATGCATAGGATGTATCAAAAAAATTAAATCCTTTTTCCATGTATAAATCAACCATTTGTGTAAATAATTCCTGATTTACTGATGTTGGGTCATTATCGTCAGTTGTTGGAAGTCTCATACATCCAAAACCGAATTTAGATTTGTAGGTCATAATTTTATCTCCATATGATTTAGGTAAAACTTAATATATATTATTAAAATCAATATTTAAATAAATTACATAGTTTTATTAATTAACAAAACTATACTTATAATATTAATGTTTAAGGAGTAGTAAAATGCATGAATTATCTATGGCTCAAGGCATAATTAATGCAGTATTAGATACTGCAAATGAAAATAATGCTACTGAAGTTAATGAAGTTACAATTGAAGTTGGAAGATTAGCTATGATTAATCCAGAACAACTACAATTTATTTTAGGTGTTTTAATTGAAAATACTATAATGGAAGATGCTAAAATCAATTTTAATGAAATTCCAGTAGAAATGGAATGTTATGATTGTAATTTCAAGGGTGAAGCTATACTAGATGATAGTGATCATTATGCACCTCTTGTTAAATGCCCTGAATGTGATAGTCTTAAAGTAGAAGTATTAAATGGAAAAGACATCATTGTTAAAAATATTGTTATAGAAAAGCCTGATGATGCTTAAGATTAAGGAGGAAGAAATATGCACCAAGTCGCTGATGTAGAAGTTGCAAAAAATATTATGGATGCTAATAAAAGATTAGCAGATAAAAACTTAAAAAATTTAGATGATAAAAACATTTTCTGTGTTGATTTTGTAGGAGCAATCGGTTCTGGTAAAACAACACTTGTAGAAGAAATTATTGATAATACTGATTACAAAATAGGTGTTCTTGCAGGAGATGTAATCTCAAAATTCGATGCAGGACGTATAGAAAAACATGAAGTTCCTGTTGTTGGTTTAAACACTGGAAAAGAATGTCATTTAGATGCACACCTTGTAGGTCACGGACTTGCAGATTTACCATTAGATGACTTAGATATGGTAATTATTGAAAATGTAGGAAACTTAATCTGTCCTGTTGACTTTGAACTTGGTTCCCATTTAAGAATCGTCGTTGTAAGTGTTACTGAAGGTGACGACACTGTAGAAAAACACCCAATCATTTTCCAAACCTCAGATGTTGTTGTAATCAACAAAGTTGATTTGGCAGATGCTGTTGGTGCAGATGCAGACAAAATGGTTGCTGATGCTAAAAAATTAAATCCTAATATTAAAATTATTAAATCCAGCCTTAAACAAGGTATTGGATTAGATGAAATTATTGGAGCTATTGAAGAAGCTATGAACTAAATTTATTTGGTGGTTTTATGAAAGTATGGATAGATATCTCAAATGCACCTCATGTAAGATTTTTTAAAGACGTTATTAAATATTTAGAAGCTGAAGGTGAGGATGTAATTGTTACAGCAAGGCAATTTGGTGATATCCATAAGTTAATGGAAATGTATGATATTGATTTCATTTCTGTTGGTAAACATGGTGTAAGCCTTTATGATAAATTAAAAGAGAGTACTTCAAGAGTATATAATCTTGTTGATGTTATACATGATGAAAAAGTAGATGTTGCACTTAGTAAACACTCTATTGAACTTCCTAGAATCAGTTTTGGTTTAGGAATTCCAAGTTTATATGTTCTTGACAATGAGCATGCATTAGCTGCTAATAAATTGACTCTCCCGTTATGTGACAGGATTATTACACCACAGATTATTGACATGTGGAAACTAATGAAATTCGGTGCAGATCCAAACTCCATTATCTCATATAATGGAACTTCAGAATTAATGCACTTTAAAGATTTCCAATATAATGACAATATCTTTGATGATTTAAACCTTAACTTAACTCATCCTAAAACCATCTTAATGAGACCTGAACCTTCTTTAGCATCTTACTTGGATGCTGACTGCAGCAAATCAGTTCTCTCTCCAATTGTTGATGAATTAAAAGATTTTGCTAATATTTTAATTCTTCCAAGATTTAAAGAACAGGCTAGGATTTTTGAAGGTATTGAAGGTGTTTCAATCTTAAAACCACCAGTAGATACTTCAAATATTATCAAAAAATGTGATTTGGTCATTGGTGCTGGAGGTACAATGAACAGAGAAGCTGCAATCTTGCAAACTCCTGTTATTTCATGTTATCCTGGAGAAACATTATCTGTTGATCAATATTACATTGATAAAGGCTTAATGTATCGTTCTCAGGATACTGATGAAGTTATTCATAAGGCATTAGAATTTATAGTCAATCCTCACAAGCAAATTGACCTTAAAACTGATGACTTATTCCAAATTATAATAGATAATTTATATGATTTAGCTAAAAATGGTAAATAGTTATATAATACTAATTTTAAATATTTAATATGAATTATTTATTCATTTATTTATTGGGCTGGTAGCTCAGATGGTAGATCGTCGCCTTGGCATGGCGGAGGCCCCGGGTTCAAATCCCGGTCAGTCCACTTAATTTTTTAAAATAAAAGAAAATTGTGATTATAATATGTTGTTAATTGCTCAAAACCATTTACAATTAATTGTTGAAGTAGGAGTAATGTTATTTGTATCATTAGTCTTCTGTCTCAACTTAATTCCGTTGTCACTTAGTATTGTAACCTTCTTATCCTTGTTTTTAATGGGAGGTTTAACACTCTTATTTGGTGCGGATATTGCGCTTCTTGTCTTGTTTTCAAGTCAAGCAGAATTTACACACCCATTTGGACCAATTGCATTACTTGGTACTGTAACAGCACTTGCTTCACTGAAGGTAATGTCGGAATCAGGTGTAGATATTAGGCCACTTAGAAGATTTGTTATCTTATTCTTAGGTGGAATCACTGTATTTGGTGGATTAATGCACAGATCATTTTTACTTTTATGGTTATTAGGATTATTCTTAGGATACTTAATGATTTCCAAATCCTTCAGAGAAAAATCTGTATTTACTTTAAAAAGAGTTATGATGTTCGTTGGTGCAGCAGGTGTAGGTTTTGTATTCCTTGAAGTTCTTGCTCGTGTAACTGGTATGACAATTTTCTCACCACTTTTAAGGATTGGTAGGATTGAACAATACTCCTTATCCAGTATTAAAATGGTATTAAACAACATTCAATTAATAGGACATAATGCACAGGCTTCATACTGGGGAGC of Methanobacteriaceae archaeon contains these proteins:
- the hypA gene encoding hydrogenase maturation nickel metallochaperone HypA; the encoded protein is MHELSMAQGIINAVLDTANENNATEVNEVTIEVGRLAMINPEQLQFILGVLIENTIMEDAKINFNEIPVEMECYDCNFKGEAILDDSDHYAPLVKCPECDSLKVEVLNGKDIIVKNIVIEKPDDA
- the hypB gene encoding hydrogenase nickel incorporation protein HypB; the protein is MHQVADVEVAKNIMDANKRLADKNLKNLDDKNIFCVDFVGAIGSGKTTLVEEIIDNTDYKIGVLAGDVISKFDAGRIEKHEVPVVGLNTGKECHLDAHLVGHGLADLPLDDLDMVIIENVGNLICPVDFELGSHLRIVVVSVTEGDDTVEKHPIIFQTSDVVVINKVDLADAVGADADKMVADAKKLNPNIKIIKSSLKQGIGLDEIIGAIEEAMN
- a CDS encoding DUF354 domain-containing protein, which codes for MKVWIDISNAPHVRFFKDVIKYLEAEGEDVIVTARQFGDIHKLMEMYDIDFISVGKHGVSLYDKLKESTSRVYNLVDVIHDEKVDVALSKHSIELPRISFGLGIPSLYVLDNEHALAANKLTLPLCDRIITPQIIDMWKLMKFGADPNSIISYNGTSELMHFKDFQYNDNIFDDLNLNLTHPKTILMRPEPSLASYLDADCSKSVLSPIVDELKDFANILILPRFKEQARIFEGIEGVSILKPPVDTSNIIKKCDLVIGAGGTMNREAAILQTPVISCYPGETLSVDQYYIDKGLMYRSQDTDEVIHKALEFIVNPHKQIDLKTDDLFQIIIDNLYDLAKNGK